Proteins encoded together in one Pecten maximus unplaced genomic scaffold, xPecMax1.1, whole genome shotgun sequence window:
- the LOC117320373 gene encoding uncharacterized protein LOC117320373, whose amino-acid sequence MKTLHLVAVVLVAYGVQMVLSDSENGSSLADLTSNGWAFIACTVAVILVGWLWCRFTDEPTVEIENKYYTFEVGQQAELRCSVLCAFPFIKSVTWEHTSPGGRPIQLDLDLPEYTRSKPDHLIINKTVKSDEGQYVCTVSSWYGKRRSTTTKLTLVEGSTSSCVYKPSMAATYPTTKKTTNFARICRLVVDVFPDIFRQLLVARLPASGLTTALRTNRKVIFPLLNFQQKRILYPQVGVFRGSEKDLDVSLLYILLRNLVNIPPHKNGWGRDPDIADRSLSANIDRLRSQRNEAYGHAKSASISDTDFQTRWADIRQSIEDLQSGGHITGTFVVAVDKIGTMRMDPSTERNFIALVKEMEGEICDVKQRQDEMTTDMDNLKGTVDAVSGDVDAVKKDVSDMKQTSAKNAGITDNYVGVLVNMTWDELQKSSFEFLLKLNP is encoded by the exons ATGAAGACGCTCCACCTTGTCGCCGTGGTATTGGTCGCATATGGGGTACAAATGGTGCTGTCTGACTCTGAGAATGGTTCTTCGCTTGCAGACCTAACAAGCAATGGATGGGCTTTTATTGCTTGTACGGTGGCAGTTATATTAGTTGGATGGCTCTGGTGTCGCTTCACAG acgagcctactgttgaaatagaaaataaatactaCACTTTTGAAGTAGGACAACAAGCAGAATTGAGGTGTTCAGTGTTATGTGCTTTTCCATTCATCAAATCTGTTACCTGGGAACATACATCACCTGGTGGACGACCCATACAGCTTGATTTAGATCTGCCTGAGTATACAAGATCTAAACCAGATCACCTTATAATCAACAAAACAGTAAAATCTGACGAAGGGCAATATGTGTGTACTGTCTCCAGTTGGTACGGGAAACGACGGAGTACAACAACTAAACTGACTCTGGTAGAAG GATCAACATCCTCATGTGTGTACAAACCTTCTATGGCTGCCACGTATCCTACCACCAAAAAGACCACCAACTTCGCCAGAATCTGTAGATTGGTGGTTGATGTTTTTCCTGACATATTCAGGCAGTTACTTGTCGCTCGACTGCCAGCATCTGGACTGACCACTGCTCTTCGTACCAACAGGAAAGTGATTTTCCCTCTGCTGAATTTTCAGCAGAAAAGAATACTTTACCCACAAGTTGGAGTGTTCCGAGGTTCTGAGAAGGATTTGGATGTATCTCTCCTCTACATCCTTCTAAGGAATCTAGTGAACATCCCACCTCATAAAAATGGGTGGGGAAGAGATCCAGATATTGCAGATCGTTCGCTGTCGGCCAACATCGACCGCCTCCGTAGTCAGAGAAATGAGGCTTACGGACATGCGAAGTCTGCCTCTATCTCTGATACAGATTTTCAGACTAGGTGGGCCGACATCCGACAAAGTATCGAAGATCTGCAGAGTGGTGGTCATATCACAGGGACATTCGTAGTAGCTGTGGATAAGATAGGCACCATGAGGATGGACCCCAGTACAGAGAGGAATTTTATAGCTCTGGTAAAGGAGATGGAAG GGGAAATCTGTGATGTAAAACAGAGACAAGACGAGATGACAACTGACATGGACAACCTAAAAG GCACTGTTGATGCTGTGAGTGGTGATGTTGATGCTGTGAAGAAAGATGTCAGTGACATGAAACAAACATCA